TTTACCTGTCGGTTGCGGTGGTCCCAGTTTGCGAATTCGGGATGTTGTGGTTGGAGGGGAAAGTGGAGAATAGTTCTTCCTTATCAGGATTGAGTTTAACAGATTTTTTGGTGCAAGTCAATAGCCTCAACCCATAAAACGCGAAAAATTATCATTTATTTTAGATACTCGGCTTCTCCAAGCAGTCGGGTATTTTATTTTTGGAGACTTATGGGAAATTGACGTTATCTTTTATGATTTATAATATACAAAAACAGAGATATAAAAGGAACATCATTATGATTGGTAATATTCTCCGTCAGCGTTATAAGATTGTCAAACAACTAGATGTAGGTGGGTTTGGGAAAACTTACCTTGCGGACGATTTAGATATTCCTGTGACTCCTAAATCCGTTTGTGTGGTAAAAAAGCTACATCCAACAATAATTGACCCAGAAATTATCCGTTTATTTGAACAAGAAGCAGAGATTTTATATAAATTAGGACAAAATCACGATCAAATTCCTAAATTATATGCTTATTTTGAGAACGATGAAGAATTATACACTATCAATTTGATTGGGCTTATAGTTTTGAAAAAGGAATAGCTCCAGTCGAAACAGACAAAAAATGGGGATATATTAATACTTCTGGTCAGATAGTTGTTCCCTATCAGTTTGATTGGGCTTATAGTTTTGAAGAAGGAATATCAAGTGTGAAAATGAATGAAAAATACGGATGTATCAACACCAGAGGTCAACTAGTTGTTCCCTGTGAGTTTGATAGGGTTTTTCTTAATTACTTTCGGGATTATGATTTTGAAAAAGGAATGATGAAAGTAAAAATGGGAGATAAATGGGGATATATCAATACGAGCAGTTCAATAGTTATTCCCTGTCAGTTTGATAGTAATGGATGGTTTTTTGAAGGATTAGCAAGTGTAAAAATGGGAGATAAATGGGGATATGTCAATACGAGTGGTTCAATAGTTATTCCCTGTCAGTTTGATAGTGACGGACGGTTTTCCGAAGGATTAGCAGGTGTAAAAATGGGAGATAAATGGGGATATATCAATACGAGCGGTTTAGTAGTTATTCCCTACCAGTTTGATGTTGCTTATAGTTTTGGAGAAGGACTCGCAAAAGTAACAATTAATGGCAAAGAACACTTAATAGATAAAACAGGAAACATAGTTTATTAACTAAATTATGACTAATGATACAATCAAAACAGTTATCTGGGTAAATTCTTCCAAAGAAGAACTTCTAGAATTTCCTGAAGATGTAATTGATGAAATTGGATATATTCTCTATCGCGTGCAAATCAATCAAAATCATCCTAAAATAAAACCATTAAAAGGATTTAATGGAGTATTTGAAATTCGCAGCAATTATCAAACTGATACATACCGCACTATTTATGCTATAAAAATTGATGATACTGTTTATGTTCTCCATGCTTTCAATAAAAAATCACCCAAAGGTATTAAAACACCTCAACAAACTATTGACTTAATTCAGCAAAGATTACAAACAGCAATCCAAATTTCACAAACTAGACAATCATGAGAGGAAGATCATGTTAGATTATACAATCAGTTCTGGTAACATATTTCAAGATTTAGGATTTGCTAATGCAGAAGAAAAACTAGCCAAAGTTAAATTAGCTTCTGTCATTGCTGATATTTTAGAACAGCAACAAATTACACATCAAGAAGCTGGAGAAGTTTTAGACTTAGAAGTTGAAAAAGTAAATAATTTAATTAATGGTATTCTCAAAGAATTTACAATTGAAAATTTATTAAGTTATTTAATTAAACTAGGTCAAAATGTAGAAATAATGGTAACAAATCAACAGCAAGATAAATCTCAACCTAAAATTAATGTTGTTTATCAAAAAATTGCTTAACGTCTAGATATGCACATTATCAGCAAAAAGAGATTAAAAGAATTTTCGCAGCAGCATCCAAAATCTGAATCAAATCTAGAAACATGGTATAAAATTGTTAATAAAGCCAAATGGGAAAACTTTGTTCAATTACGTCAAGTATTCCCATCTGCGGATTTAGTTGGTAATTTCACCGTTTTCAATGTTAGTGGGAACAATTACCGACTGATCGCTTTAGTAGACTATCAATATCAAGAAGTGTATATTCGCCATATCCTTACCCATGCAGAATATGACAAACAAAATTGGAAACAAGACCCTTGGTACACCTAAAACATATCTAGAATTGATCACTGCTTTTCCTCCCAGAAAAATTACCTCGGAGGAAGAATTAGCCATAACTCAAAATATTATTGATTCTTTATTAGATCAAGAAAGGCTAACTCCTGACGAACGAGATTATCTGCATTTATTAGGATTAGTAGTATCTGAATATGAAGAAGAAAATTATCCTGTAGCAGATATTTATGGAGTAGAACTATTAAAAGTATTAATGACAGAATTGAATTTACAACCCAAAGATTTAATGCCAATTTTTGCCGATGAAACTATAATATCTGATATTTTGTCAGAAGAACAACCCCTAACTATTGAACAAATCGAGAAACTTAGTAATTTCTTTCATGTTTCTCCATCTGTGTTCTTAAAAAATGTTTAGTTGATGTAATGAATACTAGTAATAGAATAATTTGATACTAAGTATAGTAAACATACAAATCCCCGACTCCACTCAGAAGCCGGGAATCTATTACACCAAAGCCGCTACCTTCCCCAACAAACCTTGAAACAAGCGCAAACCATCAGTATTACCTAACGCTTTATCTGCTGCTCGTTCTGGATGTGGCATCATGCCCAAAACATTGCCTTGAAGATTACAAATCCCCGCAATGTTGTTAAGTGAACCGTTGGGATTTTCTTGATAACGAAATAAAACTTGTCCGTTGGCTTCGATTTCTGCTAAAGTGGTCTCGTCACTGTAGAATCGCCCCTCTCCGTGAGCAATGGGCAAAGTCATAATTTCCCCTTCAGCATAACCTTGAGTCCAAGGTAAATTATTCCGCTCAACTTTCAAGGGAGAGCGATCGCAAATAAAATGCAAATCTTGATTTCTAGCCAATGCCCCAGGTAATAAACCAGCTTCAGTTAATACCTGAAACCCGTTGCAAATACCCAAGACAAATTTACCTTGTTGTGCATGGTTAATTACTTGCTGCATCACAGGAGAGAAGCGAGCGATCGCCCCACAACGCAAATAATCCCCATAACTAAAGCCACCAGGGACAATCACCACATCTATATCACTAATATCAGTATCTTGATGCCAAACCATGCGCGTTGGTTGTCCTAGCAAATCTCTAGTCACATACGCCACATCACGATCACAATTAGAACCGGGAAAAACTAAAATACCAAATTTCATTGTTTGTTAGTTGTCAGTGGTCAGTGGTCAGTTGTCAGTGGTCAGTTGTCAGTTGTCAGTTGTCAGTTGTCAGTTGTCAGTTGTCAGTTGTCAGTTGTCAGTTGTCAGTTGTCAGTTGTCAGTGGTCAGTTGTCAGTTGTCAGTTGTCAGGGAATAGGGAATAGGGAATAGGGAATAGGGAATAGGGAATAGGGAAGGTAAAAGTTTTTCCCCATTACCAATTACCAATTACCTATTACCCATTACCTAGTTTAAAAAACTCCAGTTTGTGATTCTACTTCAATCAACTCAAAACGATAATTTTCGATGACCGGATTTGATAACATTTGGTCACAGATTTGATTTAAGTCTCGACGCGCTTTCATTTGATCAGGTGCGACAATAGTTAACTCAATGTACTTACCAATTCTCACCTGTTCCACGTTGTCGTATCCCATTTGTTGAAGGCCAGATTGTACAGCCACACCAGCAGGATCTAAAACCGAAGTCCGAAGGGTCACGAAAATTTTAGCTAAATATTTTATTTGCACAGGCTTTTTGCTGAATGCTGCGATCGCTATCCTATAACTTTTATGGTCTAACTGAGTCAAAATATAATAACAAGGCAGCTAAAGTCAGTGTTTGAGTGACACAATCTGATAGCTGCTACCATAGATACAAATTTAACAAACATTTATGAGAGCGATCCACACCCGTAGTCAAGAACGGATTTTAAACCTGCTACAAAACATCAAACAAGGCATTTCTGCTCAAGATATTTACGTAGAATTACGTAATCTTAAACAAAGTATGGGTTTAGCAACAGTTTACCGTTCCTTGGATGCTCTCAAGTTAGAAGGCTTAGTACAGGTGCGAACATTGGCAAATGGTGAAGCCCTTTATAGCTTAATACAGCAAGATAAACACCATCTAACTTGCCTACAATGCGGTATTTCCATCCCCATTCATCAATGTCCTGTCCATGAACTCGAAAACCAATTACAAACCAGCCATCACTTTAAAGTTTTTTATCACACTTTAGAGTTTTTTGGACTATGTACAAAATGTCAAGGCGGTTAGAAACCGCATCTACACAGACAAAACCCACCTGCGTGGGTTTTAAACTGTTAATTTTTTCTTAGTCCGCGTAGGCGGACTTTGTTTGTATGGTTCCGTGACTTCCAGTCGCCAAGGCTTAAATTTTATTGACCTAGAATTTTCTGTAACTAATTACTGGGAAAGAGAGGTTTAGGATCACCATCATTATTGGAGACAATAGAACGAATACCTTCTAAAGTAGCAGGAATAGTGCGAGGATCCATAAACATCACCTTGCTACTATCGCTTTTACCAATAGTTGTCCCCATATCCAGATAACTTAAAGCCAATAACACATCTACCGCTTTTTGAGCATCAGGATTAGCCTTCATTTTTTGTGCTAAAATTTCTGCTGATTCAGCGATCGCTTGCGCCTTTAAAACCTGTTGTTGCCGTTCTGCTTGCGCCCTGAGAACTATCGCTTTTTGTTCAGCTTCTGCTTGCATAATTACGGATTTTTGCCTAGCTTCCGCGTCCAAAATCTGAGCATCAGCCTTACCTCTAGCACTATTTACCGCAGATTCTCTATCTCCTTCCGAAGTCAGAATTGATGCCCGTTTGCGGCGTTCTGCCGACATTTGTAATTCCATTGCTTCCCGCACAGCCTGAGAAGGAATAATATCTCTCAACTCCACCCTTGTTACCTTCACACCCCAAGGATCGGTAGAAACGTCCAAATCTTGTAATAAAAGCTCACTAATTTGCGAGCGGGCAGTAAAAGTTTGATCTAACTCCAATTGTCCCATTTCCGAACGAATTTGAGTTAATACCAAATTCACCATAGCCATCTGGAGATTTTCTACCCGATACCAGGCTTTTTCCATATCCACAATTCGCCAGTAGACTACAGCATCTACCTCAACCCCCACATTATCGCGGGTAATACATTTTTGGGGAGGAATATCCAAGACTTTTTCCCGAATAGTTTCGCGGTAAACAACCTTATCCAGAAAAGGGAGGACAAAATTTAGCCCTGGTTGCATTTTTTTGTTATAACTACCCAATCTTTCCACCAAAGCTTCATTTCCCTGATTGACAACCCGCACAGATCCAGCTACAGCCGAACCACCAAGCGCCAAAAAGACAAGTAAAAAAAACTGTTCCATAATAATTTTATCCTTATTTACGGGTATTAAATGACAACTGACTATTGACTGGGCGCAGGTTCTGAGGTAATAACTGGGCGCAGGCCCTGCGCCCCTACTGACTCAATGGTTCTGAGGTAATAACTGGGCGCAGGCCCTGCGCCCCTACTGACTCAATAAATAATCTGGTATCACAATCAAAGTTGTTCCTTCCCTTCTCACTACGTAAACTGTTTGCTGGGGTGGTAGGCTGATTTTGTGATCATCACATTTTGCTCGCCAAGAGTTACCCTCGTATAGTACCCTTCCTACCTGTCCGGGTAAAATCTCTGTGATAGTTTCTCCTATGACTGCATCTTGAATTTGCGATTTCCGTCGTCGTGGTTGCAAAAACCGCCGGGAAAAGACAATTAGCATGGTGGAAAATAATAGCCAAGCTGCAACCTGTATCCACAAGTTGCCTATACCCAAGTAGGACAACAATCCCACCATCAAGGCACTAATTCCCATCATGAAGGAAACAAAAGCTGATGGCAAAAAAAGCTCCGTTAAACACAATATCGAGCCAGCTAACAGCCAAATTAAGCTAGAACTTGGCATAACGCTTTTCCTTTACAATAGATTTTCTTAAATACAGTTGCACAGTCAATATTTACGAAAAAAAACAATCCCCATGACATACAATTTACAAGAGTAAGTTGGGTTAAACAAAAGCTTTAACAAAACTAGGTTTTCTTGCCTTCGGGCAATTTCCGTAAATATTGTCTTATATTTTTCCAGTCCTGACCAGTTAAATTTAATTATTCTTTTAATGATGATTTCTACCCAACGGGTGATGAATTGCCCAAATGCAGAATGTGATCAGCCAATTAACTCTGTGGGAGATACTAATTGCGATCGCTGTCAAACTCCTCTAATTTATCGCTATCTCTGGGCAACTGGCCACCAAGCCGCAGAAATTCCCCCAGGAACAAAGGTAGCAGATAGATATGAAGTCATGAAACCGCAAATTTGGCTAGATACCCAACCTGCAATATTACCAAATATACCCGCAGAACTCCCAAATATCGTTATTCCCTATCTGCGCTTGTATTCAGAACATTTGCATATTCCCCAAGCCTATGGATTTACTTTATTAGCAGAAGCAGATAGTGATATTCTTTTGCTAGAAAATGCCCCCATAGATGAAACAGGCTGCATTTACCCCACTATTAGCGACTCTTGGGAACAAGCATCTCCCGTCAGACAAGTTTACTGGTTATGGCAAATTCTCCAATTGTGGACACCTTTATCAGCATTGGGAGTTACCCAAAGTTTACTACTAGCAGATAACTTATGTGTACAAGGTTGGTGTATTCGCTTATTAGAACTGCATCAAAACACAGAACAACCGACTTTACAAGATTTAGGTAATTTTTGGCAGTCTTGGACGACAACAGCAAAAACTACCATTGCCCCAAAATTACGAACCATAGTTGAGTTAATGTGTCAAGGGGAAGTTGATTTAGAAATTATTAATACTCAACTCAATGAATTATTGCTAACAACAGCCGCAGACTTACCCTTATTTTTAACCATAGCCGGGGCAACAGATTCAGGCCCTATTATTAAACATAATGAAGATGCTTGTTATCCCAGTCATCCTAGAGATATAGATGATAAATTACAACCACGACTATCAATTATTTGTGATGGGATTGGTGGCCATGAAGGTGGTGAAGTTGCGAGTCAATTAGCCTTACTGTCTCTTAAATTGCAAATGCGGGCTTTATTGGCAGAAATAAACGAACAAACAGAACTCTTAACCCCAGACTTATTATCTCAACAAATAGAGTCTTGTTTGCGAGTTATTAATAATGTAGTATGGTCACGCAATGACGAGCAAAAACGCCAGGGGAAAGAACGCATGGCCACAACTTTGGTAATGTCATTGCAGATACCCCAAAGAGTAGTGATGTCTTCGGGAGAACAGTTAGAAAATTCCCATGAACTGTATGTAGCGCATATTGGTGATAGTCGAGCTTATTGGATAACCCAGAATTATTGTCAACTGCTGACTGTAGATGATGATATGGTAAAACGAGAAGTAGGTTTAGGAAAAAGTTTATATCGTCAAGCACTGCAAATACTTGAAGCTAAGGCCCTGACACAAGCATTAGGCACAAAAGAAGCCGAATTTCTCAACTTTTCCATTCAACGATTTATTATAGAAGAGGATGGGATATTATTACTTTGTTCCGATGGATTGAGCGATCATAACTTAGTAGAACAATCATGGCAAGATTACGCAATTCCCGTCCTAACAGGCGATTTAACCATAG
The window above is part of the Dolichospermum sp. DET69 genome. Proteins encoded here:
- a CDS encoding transcriptional repressor; the encoded protein is MRAIHTRSQERILNLLQNIKQGISAQDIYVELRNLKQSMGLATVYRSLDALKLEGLVQVRTLANGEALYSLIQQDKHHLTCLQCGISIPIHQCPVHELENQLQTSHHFKVFYHTLEFFGLCTKCQGG
- a CDS encoding type II toxin-antitoxin system RelE/ParE family toxin — protein: MTNDTIKTVIWVNSSKEELLEFPEDVIDEIGYILYRVQINQNHPKIKPLKGFNGVFEIRSNYQTDTYRTIYAIKIDDTVYVLHAFNKKSPKGIKTPQQTIDLIQQRLQTAIQISQTRQS
- a CDS encoding WG repeat-containing protein, translating into MNEKYGCINTRGQLVVPCEFDRVFLNYFRDYDFEKGMMKVKMGDKWGYINTSSSIVIPCQFDSNGWFFEGLASVKMGDKWGYVNTSGSIVIPCQFDSDGRFSEGLAGVKMGDKWGYINTSGLVVIPYQFDVAYSFGEGLAKVTINGKEHLIDKTGNIVY
- the purQ gene encoding phosphoribosylformylglycinamidine synthase subunit PurQ, which gives rise to MKFGILVFPGSNCDRDVAYVTRDLLGQPTRMVWHQDTDISDIDVVIVPGGFSYGDYLRCGAIARFSPVMQQVINHAQQGKFVLGICNGFQVLTEAGLLPGALARNQDLHFICDRSPLKVERNNLPWTQGYAEGEIMTLPIAHGEGRFYSDETTLAEIEANGQVLFRYQENPNGSLNNIAGICNLQGNVLGMMPHPERAADKALGNTDGLRLFQGLLGKVAALV
- a CDS encoding transcriptional regulator, with product MTNKIGNKTLGTPKTYLELITAFPPRKITSEEELAITQNIIDSLLDQERLTPDERDYLHLLGLVVSEYEEENYPVADIYGVELLKVLMTELNLQPKDLMPIFADETIISDILSEEQPLTIEQIEKLSNFFHVSPSVFLKNV
- the purS gene encoding phosphoribosylformylglycinamidine synthase subunit PurS, with the protein product MQIKYLAKIFVTLRTSVLDPAGVAVQSGLQQMGYDNVEQVRIGKYIELTIVAPDQMKARRDLNQICDQMLSNPVIENYRFELIEVESQTGVF
- a CDS encoding NfeD family protein produces the protein MPSSSLIWLLAGSILCLTELFLPSAFVSFMMGISALMVGLLSYLGIGNLWIQVAAWLLFSTMLIVFSRRFLQPRRRKSQIQDAVIGETITEILPGQVGRVLYEGNSWRAKCDDHKISLPPQQTVYVVRREGTTLIVIPDYLLSQ
- a CDS encoding SPFH/Band 7/PHB domain protein; this encodes MEQFFLLVFLALGGSAVAGSVRVVNQGNEALVERLGSYNKKMQPGLNFVLPFLDKVVYRETIREKVLDIPPQKCITRDNVGVEVDAVVYWRIVDMEKAWYRVENLQMAMVNLVLTQIRSEMGQLELDQTFTARSQISELLLQDLDVSTDPWGVKVTRVELRDIIPSQAVREAMELQMSAERRKRASILTSEGDRESAVNSARGKADAQILDAEARQKSVIMQAEAEQKAIVLRAQAERQQQVLKAQAIAESAEILAQKMKANPDAQKAVDVLLALSYLDMGTTIGKSDSSKVMFMDPRTIPATLEGIRSIVSNNDGDPKPLFPSN
- a CDS encoding type II toxin-antitoxin system HigB family toxin, which produces MHIISKKRLKEFSQQHPKSESNLETWYKIVNKAKWENFVQLRQVFPSADLVGNFTVFNVSGNNYRLIALVDYQYQEVYIRHILTHAEYDKQNWKQDPWYT
- a CDS encoding protein phosphatase 2C domain-containing protein, which gives rise to MISTQRVMNCPNAECDQPINSVGDTNCDRCQTPLIYRYLWATGHQAAEIPPGTKVADRYEVMKPQIWLDTQPAILPNIPAELPNIVIPYLRLYSEHLHIPQAYGFTLLAEADSDILLLENAPIDETGCIYPTISDSWEQASPVRQVYWLWQILQLWTPLSALGVTQSLLLADNLCVQGWCIRLLELHQNTEQPTLQDLGNFWQSWTTTAKTTIAPKLRTIVELMCQGEVDLEIINTQLNELLLTTAADLPLFLTIAGATDSGPIIKHNEDACYPSHPRDIDDKLQPRLSIICDGIGGHEGGEVASQLALLSLKLQMRALLAEINEQTELLTPDLLSQQIESCLRVINNVVWSRNDEQKRQGKERMATTLVMSLQIPQRVVMSSGEQLENSHELYVAHIGDSRAYWITQNYCQLLTVDDDMVKREVGLGKSLYRQALQILEAKALTQALGTKEAEFLNFSIQRFIIEEDGILLLCSDGLSDHNLVEQSWQDYAIPVLTGDLTIEDATQELIKLANEKNGQDNISVILTLCRVTKPSSMAIVPAPPAEIIPPPPIAVPDSEALIISASIETDLTVSSQALLDLNLTDEPTAAIKPSRGKGLALFAQILVLLLGSTTLGLFAWWQLSPQSFQPVCRQLPQKVREFCPGRE
- a CDS encoding XRE family transcriptional regulator, whose protein sequence is MLDYTISSGNIFQDLGFANAEEKLAKVKLASVIADILEQQQITHQEAGEVLDLEVEKVNNLINGILKEFTIENLLSYLIKLGQNVEIMVTNQQQDKSQPKINVVYQKIA